A section of the Cololabis saira isolate AMF1-May2022 chromosome 16, fColSai1.1, whole genome shotgun sequence genome encodes:
- the LOC133462058 gene encoding complement component C1q receptor, producing the protein MMLLILLLQLINSFERLSGAEYETLCAANACFTLHMERVSFSQAQQGCEDNGGYLTTVRDMHEEEELRSLFSLIPGHHHDKVAKFWIGLKLHRKNCVLEEKALRGFKWVSGEENSHYSNWKKEPTSTCTQERCVKVDYNFSEQEQLQWTAGACKTLASYACKFYINGMCQPLHLSGRGKITYTPPFAKEPQKGSMESLPVGTYANIVCSDQTSHYSVCMSLSSNYNWTHPGPFCEFAAQTCEINNGGCEHSCHREAGDVQCFCEEGYELEGDGLSCTMKDVCGPDTCEHQCVMGRTGFSCKCPDGFELHENQRNCSDIDECQSQACEGHLCVNTHGSYMCLCKEGYEMVDGECIDVDECAQPRCQQGCLNTVGSFFCSCYEGYALRRDGLSCEDVNECLNERCPAELMCINTVGSYMCSYESEYDGPYMSITPTAPSDEAVDEEMQDDSTETLTRSTVELQHQSPHTDVLLPDLMNLTNINASSVADVAHVVNSRVIICVLGSVIPLVLLVLVTLFIAIFRCNRSKKEVKKNTTITTTDGYCWVSSGVDPRLEKLYESILTDDL; encoded by the coding sequence ATGATGTTGCTGATCCTTCTGCTGCAGCTCATCAACAGCTTTGAGAGGTTATCTGGGGCTGAATATGAAACTCTGTGCGCCGCTAACGCCTGCTTCACCTTACACATGGAGAGGGTGAGCTTTAGCCAGGCCCAGCAGGGCTGCGAAGACAATGGAGGTTATCTGACGACGGTCAGAGACATGCatgaagaggaagaactgcGTTCGCTTTTCTCACTGATCCCAGGACACCATCATGACAAAGTGGCCAAATTTTGGATTGGATTAAAGCTGCACAGAAAGAACTGCGTTTTGGAGGAAAAGGCTCTCAGAGGGTTTAAATGGGTCTCTGGGGAGGAAAACTCCCACTATTCCAACTGGAAGAAAGAGCCTACGTCCACATGCACACAGGAGAGATGTGTAAAGGTTGATTACAACTTCTCAGAACAGGAGCAGCTGCAATGGACGGCAGGAGCTTGCAAGACTTTGGCTTCTTATGCATGTAAGTTTTATATTAATGGGATGTGTCAGCCTTTACATCTGTCAGGGCGCGGAAAAATAACCTACACACCTCCCTTCGCAAAAGAGCCGCAAAAAGGTTCGATGGAATCACTTCCAGTCGGAACATATGCTAATATTGTGTGTAGTGACCAGACGTCACACTACTCTGTGTGCATGAGTTTGAGCAGTAATTATAACTGGACCCATCCCGGCCCCTTTTGCGAATTTGCTGCACAGACCTGTGAAATCAACAACGGTGGATGTGAACATTCGTGCCATCGGGAAGCAGGTGATGTCCAATGCTTTTGCGAAGAAGGTTATGAGCTGGAAGGGGATGGATTGTCGTGCACGATGAAGGACGTGTGTGGTCCTGACACCTGCGAGCATCAGTGCGTCATGGGGAGGACAGGGTTTTCCTGCAAATGTCCCGATGGGTTTGAGCTGCATGAAAACCAGCGCAACTGCTCTGACATCGACGAATGCCAGTCACAGGCCTGTGAGGGTCATCTGTGTGTAAACACGCACGGCAGTTACAtgtgtttgtgtaaagaaggCTATGAAATGGTGGACGGCGAATGCATCGATGTGGATGAGTGTGCACAGCCACGCTGCCAGCAGGGCTGCTTGAACACTGTTGGATCCTTCTTCTGTTCCTGCTACGAGGGCTACGCTCTACGGCGGGATGGGCTCTCGTGTGAAGACGTCAATGAGTGTTTGAATGAGCGCTGTCCGGCTGAGCTTATGTGCATCAACACTGTGGGAAGCTACATGTGCAGCTACGAATCAGAATATGACGGACCGTACATGTCCATCACACCAACGGCCCCATCGGATGAGgcagtggatgaagaaatgCAGGACGATTCCACGGAGACTTTGACCAGAAGCACAGTGGAGCTGCAGCACCAGTCCCCTCACACCGATGTGCTGCTGCCAGACCTGATGAACCTGACCAACATCAACGCATCCTCAGTGGCCGACGTGGCCCACGTGGTCAACTCCAGGGTGATCATCTGCGTCCTTGGCTCGGTCATCCCTCTGGTCTTGCTGGTCCTGGTCACCTTGTTTATTGCCATTTTTCGATGTAATCGCTCAAAAAAAGAGGTGAAGAAGaacaccaccatcaccaccacggACGGCTACTGCTGGGTGTCCTCTGGCGTGGATCCACGCTTGGAGAAATTATACGAGTCCATCCTGACTGACGATTTATGA